The following are encoded in a window of Prevotella melaninogenica genomic DNA:
- a CDS encoding FKBP-type peptidyl-prolyl cis-trans isomerase — translation MKKIYFLAAMAIAAAGFTACGNSAPKEDLKSDVDSLSYAFGIDQGQSVKQYLQQMQIDTAYIDEFIKGMNDGAQNADDKKRAAYNAGIGVGMQMNMIIKNQINRQIFGEDSTKSVSLANFLAGFAASAKGHGQKMTVEQAREVEQKTSKAIQMKAAEKTYGANKKKSDAYMAANAKKEGVKTIGQGVQVKELKAGSGATPKASDVVKINYVGKTIDGKVFDQRDGATMPVGGVIPGFTEALTKMPVGAKWEITIPYTAGYGAEQPSPDLKPFSTLIFTVELLGIEKAPEGQPGMPQGMSGMPQGKPGM, via the coding sequence ATGAAGAAAATTTATTTTTTAGCCGCTATGGCTATCGCAGCTGCAGGCTTCACAGCTTGTGGTAATTCAGCTCCAAAGGAGGATTTGAAGTCTGATGTTGACTCTTTGAGCTATGCTTTTGGTATTGATCAGGGTCAGAGTGTTAAGCAGTATCTCCAGCAGATGCAGATTGATACAGCTTACATCGATGAGTTTATCAAGGGTATGAACGATGGTGCGCAGAATGCTGATGATAAGAAGCGTGCTGCTTACAATGCTGGTATCGGCGTAGGTATGCAGATGAACATGATTATCAAGAATCAGATCAACCGCCAGATCTTTGGTGAGGACTCTACAAAGTCTGTTTCTTTGGCTAACTTCCTCGCTGGTTTCGCAGCAAGTGCAAAGGGTCATGGTCAGAAGATGACTGTAGAGCAGGCTCGTGAAGTTGAGCAGAAGACTTCAAAGGCTATTCAGATGAAGGCCGCTGAGAAGACTTATGGTGCTAATAAGAAGAAGAGTGACGCTTACATGGCTGCCAATGCTAAGAAGGAAGGTGTGAAGACTATCGGTCAGGGTGTACAGGTTAAGGAACTCAAGGCAGGCTCTGGTGCTACACCAAAGGCTTCTGATGTTGTTAAGATTAACTATGTTGGTAAGACTATTGATGGTAAGGTTTTCGACCAGCGTGATGGTGCAACAATGCCTGTAGGTGGTGTTATCCCAGGTTTTACAGAGGCTTTGACTAAGATGCCTGTTGGCGCTAAGTGGGAGATTACTATTCCTTATACAGCTGGTTACGGTGCTGAACAGCCAAGTCCAGACCTCAAGCCATTCTCAACACTTATCTTTACTGTTGAGTTACTCGGTATTGAGAAGGCTCCAGAAGGTCAGCCAGGTATGCCTCAGGGTATGTCAGGTATGCCACAGGGTAAGCCAGGTATGTAA
- a CDS encoding FKBP-type peptidyl-prolyl cis-trans isomerase — MDKLSYALGIGIGSQLAGMGAKELNIDDFAQAIKDVISGSELKVDNAEAQTLVQNFFQEQEAKQQAAAAEAGKVAKAAGEAFLAENGKKDGVVTLPSGLQYQVLKEGDGKKPSATDQVVCHYEGTLIDGTVFDSSYKRNQPATFGLNQVIAGWTEGVQLMQEGAKYRFFIPYNLAYGERGAGAQIPPFAALVFDVELIEVK, encoded by the coding sequence ATGGACAAATTAAGCTATGCACTGGGAATCGGTATCGGTTCACAGCTCGCAGGAATGGGCGCAAAGGAACTGAATATTGACGACTTCGCACAGGCTATCAAGGATGTTATTTCAGGTTCAGAACTGAAAGTGGACAATGCAGAAGCACAGACTCTCGTACAAAACTTCTTCCAAGAGCAGGAGGCTAAGCAGCAGGCTGCAGCCGCTGAGGCTGGTAAGGTAGCAAAGGCTGCTGGTGAGGCTTTCCTTGCTGAGAACGGTAAGAAGGATGGTGTTGTAACCTTACCTTCAGGTTTACAGTATCAGGTATTGAAAGAGGGCGACGGTAAGAAGCCTTCAGCTACAGATCAGGTAGTATGTCATTATGAGGGAACACTGATTGATGGTACTGTTTTTGACAGTTCTTATAAGCGCAATCAGCCAGCTACTTTCGGCTTGAATCAGGTTATCGCAGGTTGGACAGAGGGTGTGCAGCTTATGCAGGAAGGTGCTAAGTATCGCTTCTTCATCCCTTATAACCTTGCATATGGTGAGCGTGGTGCTGGTGCACAGATACCTCCATTTGCTGCTCTTGTCTTCGACGTAGAGTTGATTGAGGTAAAGTAA
- a CDS encoding SIR2 family NAD-dependent protein deacylase, whose product MKKIVFLTGAGMSVESGFKTFRGNDGLWEDYPVEQVATHEGWVANPTLVNNFYNNLRKKLYAAKPNEGHRLIKELEKDYDVTVITQNVDDLHEKAGSLKVIHLHGELTKVCSSKAPYDSRYIKKLPEDNCEVAPGALAEDGSLLRPFIVFFGESVPMIEPAAEVVAQADILIIIGTSLVVYPAAGLVQYTRPGTPIYLIDPDDTPAHASGRLTHIKKGASEGMKELIKLL is encoded by the coding sequence ATGAAGAAAATCGTATTCTTAACAGGTGCTGGAATGTCCGTAGAAAGTGGCTTCAAGACCTTTCGCGGCAATGATGGATTATGGGAGGATTACCCTGTTGAACAGGTAGCTACGCACGAAGGCTGGGTAGCCAACCCCACACTCGTCAACAACTTCTACAACAATCTACGCAAAAAGCTCTATGCTGCCAAGCCTAACGAGGGTCATCGCCTTATCAAGGAACTTGAGAAAGACTATGATGTGACGGTGATTACGCAGAATGTTGACGACCTTCACGAGAAAGCTGGCTCTTTAAAGGTTATCCATCTACATGGAGAACTGACAAAGGTATGCTCAAGCAAGGCTCCTTACGACAGCCGTTACATAAAGAAACTACCTGAAGATAACTGCGAAGTAGCCCCTGGAGCATTGGCTGAAGATGGTAGTCTATTGCGTCCTTTCATTGTCTTTTTCGGTGAATCAGTCCCAATGATTGAACCCGCTGCAGAGGTTGTGGCACAGGCAGACATCCTTATTATCATCGGAACATCGCTGGTTGTTTACCCTGCTGCAGGTCTTGTGCAATACACCCGACCTGGAACTCCTATCTATCTGATTGACCCTGACGATACGCCTGCACATGCTTCTGGACGATTAACACATATCAAAAAGGGTGCAAGCGAAGGTATGAAAGAGTTGATTAAGCTATTGTAA
- a CDS encoding glutathione peroxidase has product MKKLFSLLFLALMTLPIMAQKNVYKFSVKDGNEHTVKLKDYKGKVLLIVNTATKCGFTPQYEALQKLYETYKNQGLVILDFPCNQFGAQAPGSFHDIHAFCTGNYGTTFPQFAKINVNGRNESPLYTYLKAQQPFKGFDMNNNIGKFLDEKFRAENPDYAKDPSIKWNFTKFLIDRQGHVIDRFEPTADMKDVEAGIKAALKMK; this is encoded by the coding sequence ATGAAGAAACTATTTTCACTCCTCTTCTTAGCCCTCATGACACTACCAATCATGGCTCAGAAGAATGTTTACAAGTTTAGTGTAAAGGACGGAAACGAGCATACCGTCAAATTGAAGGACTATAAGGGTAAGGTTCTGCTCATCGTTAACACAGCGACAAAATGTGGATTTACACCACAGTATGAGGCATTACAAAAGCTCTATGAAACCTATAAGAACCAAGGACTTGTCATCCTTGACTTCCCTTGTAATCAGTTTGGCGCACAGGCTCCGGGCTCTTTCCATGATATTCACGCTTTCTGTACAGGCAACTACGGAACAACTTTCCCACAGTTTGCAAAGATTAATGTCAATGGTCGTAACGAATCTCCGCTTTACACTTACCTAAAGGCTCAACAGCCATTCAAGGGCTTTGACATGAATAACAACATCGGTAAGTTCCTCGATGAGAAGTTCCGTGCAGAGAATCCGGACTACGCCAAAGACCCAAGTATCAAATGGAACTTCACAAAGTTCCTCATTGACAGACAGGGACACGTCATTGACCGCTTTGAGCCAACAGCTGATATGAAAGACGTTGAGGCTGGTATCAAGGCGGCATTAAAGATGAAGTAA
- a CDS encoding YitT family protein, with translation MINKINKKVLYREILDYVMIAVGMLSYAIGWMVFLLPNHIGNGGVAGLASILNWGQGIPVANTYFVLNAILLAIALKVLGLKFCIRTIYGVVMLTVITKVMGTVFPHPGLLHGQPFMAAIIGASFCGVGLAFGLSYNGSSGGSDIVAAIVNKYRDISLGRVILLVDMTIVTGSYLVLRSWEQVIYGYVNLIITSFVLDQVINSSRRSVQFLIISERYKEICDMISQDQPHRTSTIIDAKGYYTGSDIKIVIVVTRQREASYVYRMIDDIDPDAFVTQSQVMGVFGKGFDKFKVKKKSSNKNKPKATNLPKQ, from the coding sequence ATGATTAACAAGATTAATAAGAAAGTCCTTTATCGGGAAATCTTAGACTATGTAATGATAGCCGTAGGTATGCTGTCCTATGCTATCGGCTGGATGGTTTTTCTACTACCTAATCACATCGGTAATGGTGGCGTAGCAGGTCTTGCTTCCATTTTGAATTGGGGTCAAGGAATCCCTGTTGCTAACACTTATTTCGTCCTAAACGCAATTCTATTAGCCATTGCACTGAAGGTTTTAGGCTTAAAGTTCTGTATCCGCACTATCTATGGCGTTGTGATGCTGACAGTTATCACAAAGGTTATGGGTACTGTCTTTCCCCATCCGGGACTCTTACATGGGCAACCTTTTATGGCAGCTATTATTGGTGCGTCGTTTTGTGGTGTTGGTTTAGCTTTTGGACTCTCCTATAATGGTAGCTCTGGTGGCTCGGATATCGTCGCAGCGATAGTCAACAAATATCGTGATATTTCTCTTGGACGTGTTATCTTATTAGTGGATATGACCATCGTAACGGGAAGTTACCTTGTTCTCCGTAGTTGGGAGCAGGTTATCTATGGTTATGTAAACTTGATTATCACCTCTTTTGTACTTGATCAAGTTATCAACTCCAGTCGTCGTTCGGTGCAGTTCCTTATCATTTCGGAGCGTTATAAGGAGATTTGTGATATGATATCGCAAGACCAACCCCATCGTACCAGTACGATAATCGATGCTAAGGGCTATTATACGGGTAGCGATATAAAGATTGTTATCGTAGTAACTCGCCAGCGTGAAGCGTCATATGTTTATCGTATGATTGATGATATCGACCCAGATGCCTTCGTAACTCAGAGTCAGGTAATGGGGGTCTTTGGTAAGGGATTCGATAAGTTTAAGGTGAAGAAGAAGTCATCTAATAAGAATAAGCCGAAGGCTACTAATCTGCCTAAGCAATAA
- the ruvB gene encoding Holliday junction branch migration DNA helicase RuvB: protein MPEDFDIHEERLNSVEKDFENALRPLKFNDFSGQSKVVENLSVFVEAAKFRGEPLDHTLLHGPPGLGKTTLSNIIANELGVGFKITSGPVLDKPGDLAGILTSLEPNDVLFIDEIHRLSPVVEEYLYSAMEDYRIDIMIDKGPSARSIQIDLNPFTLVGATTRSGLLTAPLRARFGINLHLEYYDPETLKRIIKRSAALLKVPIVDEAADEIARRSRGTPRICNALLRRVRDFAQVKGNGTITPEIATMSLQSLNIDKYGLDEIDNKILLTIIDKFRGGPVGVSTIATAIGEDSGTVEEVYEPFLIMEGFIKRTPRGRVATQLAYDHLGRNSYQDNPLQPGLFD, encoded by the coding sequence ATGCCAGAAGATTTTGACATACATGAAGAAAGGCTGAACTCGGTTGAGAAGGATTTCGAAAATGCTCTGCGCCCTCTGAAATTTAATGATTTCAGCGGACAGTCGAAGGTGGTCGAAAACCTCAGCGTCTTTGTTGAAGCCGCTAAGTTCCGTGGCGAACCGCTCGACCACACCCTCTTGCACGGTCCTCCGGGATTGGGTAAGACGACGTTGAGCAATATTATCGCTAACGAATTGGGCGTCGGTTTCAAGATTACCTCTGGTCCGGTACTCGACAAGCCGGGCGACCTTGCGGGTATTCTCACCTCTTTAGAGCCTAACGACGTCTTGTTTATTGACGAGATACACCGCCTTTCTCCTGTCGTAGAGGAGTATCTTTACTCTGCGATGGAGGACTATCGTATTGACATTATGATTGATAAGGGACCGTCTGCACGTTCTATCCAGATTGATCTCAACCCATTCACACTCGTTGGTGCAACGACACGAAGCGGACTGCTCACAGCTCCTCTCCGCGCTCGCTTTGGTATTAATCTCCATTTGGAGTATTATGATCCAGAGACTTTAAAGCGCATTATCAAGCGTTCGGCTGCCCTATTAAAAGTGCCTATCGTGGACGAAGCTGCGGATGAGATTGCGCGTCGCTCACGTGGTACGCCACGTATCTGTAACGCCCTACTCCGCCGTGTACGCGACTTCGCACAGGTGAAGGGTAATGGTACTATCACACCCGAAATCGCTACGATGTCACTACAGTCGTTGAACATTGACAAATATGGTTTGGACGAGATAGATAACAAGATTCTACTCACCATTATCGATAAGTTCCGTGGCGGTCCTGTAGGTGTCTCAACCATTGCCACTGCTATCGGTGAGGATTCTGGTACAGTAGAAGAGGTTTACGAACCTTTCCTTATTATGGAAGGTTTCATCAAACGAACCCCTCGTGGACGTGTGGCAACACAGCTTGCCTACGACCATCTCGGACGAAACTCATATCAAGATAATCCTCTACAACCGGGATTATTCGATTAA
- a CDS encoding acyltransferase family protein, with product MEELDFLKFVFITLMIAFHLTYIGDTYPVAKQLVYTFHMPGFLLVSGYLFNVNKSWAALGKTMLWIFIPYAVMESGYTVMASLLPIREHIDHLTAGVLIDHIFLHPMGPYWYLHTLMICGIFYYIAFRKPEGRFSSVLKQEKPLLPIKMMSLENQVLLGRFTLLALFLWLISYGCELLSIANAAYFLVGAIIRQAVGNFRLAFPARWWTIGLLVVWCIDPTHYDKASFAGACLVFLVIGSLLWIYQLGIPQPLRDLFLFIGRNTLPLLLFSPIFTILAKFYQPLLLRVEPTGMFFLVVSVVFAIAGSFGITWLMDVTGISKLFFGKKGLI from the coding sequence ATGGAAGAACTGGACTTTCTCAAGTTCGTCTTCATCACGTTGATGATTGCCTTCCACCTTACCTATATCGGCGACACCTACCCTGTTGCTAAACAGTTGGTCTATACTTTCCACATGCCGGGCTTCCTGTTAGTGTCGGGTTATCTGTTTAATGTGAATAAGTCGTGGGCTGCTTTGGGGAAAACAATGCTTTGGATTTTCATCCCTTACGCAGTGATGGAAAGCGGATATACCGTAATGGCTTCGCTACTCCCTATCCGTGAACACATTGATCATCTAACCGCAGGAGTACTGATTGACCATATCTTCCTTCATCCGATGGGCCCTTATTGGTACTTACATACCTTGATGATTTGCGGTATCTTCTATTATATCGCATTCAGAAAACCTGAAGGACGTTTTTCATCGGTATTGAAACAAGAGAAACCACTGCTGCCTATCAAAATGATGAGTTTGGAAAATCAAGTGCTATTAGGTAGATTTACACTTCTTGCTCTGTTCCTTTGGTTAATCTCTTACGGCTGCGAATTACTCTCAATAGCCAATGCAGCCTACTTCCTTGTAGGTGCTATCATACGTCAAGCAGTGGGCAATTTCCGTCTGGCTTTCCCTGCACGTTGGTGGACAATAGGACTTTTAGTAGTATGGTGCATCGACCCAACCCATTACGATAAAGCATCTTTTGCAGGTGCATGTTTGGTGTTTTTAGTTATCGGTTCGCTGTTGTGGATTTATCAATTAGGAATTCCTCAACCTCTGCGCGACCTCTTTCTCTTTATCGGGCGTAACACTTTACCCCTCTTACTCTTCTCCCCTATCTTCACGATTCTTGCCAAATTCTATCAGCCGTTGCTGCTTCGTGTGGAGCCGACGGGAATGTTCTTCCTTGTGGTCAGTGTGGTATTTGCCATTGCAGGCTCGTTTGGCATAACATGGTTGATGGATGTCACGGGCATCTCAAAGCTATTCTTTGGAAAGAAAGGGCTGATATAA
- the yfcE gene encoding phosphodiesterase, with protein MKYLLVSDIHGCLPALEKVLQFYDREHCDMLCILGDILNYGPRNSIPEGIDAKGIVEALNKRANNIVAVRGNCDAEVDQMLLDFPMMSDYLMLVDEGRKIFLTHGHIYNKSTMPKGHFDAIVYGHTHLWELTQQEGTLVCNLGSITFPKGGNVATFMTYEHGVFTAYTLDGKPLKQERI; from the coding sequence ATGAAATATCTATTGGTATCAGATATCCACGGATGTCTGCCAGCACTGGAGAAGGTGCTACAATTCTATGATCGCGAGCATTGTGACATGCTTTGCATACTTGGAGACATACTTAATTATGGTCCACGTAACTCTATCCCAGAGGGAATAGATGCTAAGGGGATAGTGGAAGCACTAAATAAACGTGCAAATAACATCGTGGCAGTACGTGGAAACTGTGATGCAGAAGTTGATCAGATGCTACTTGATTTCCCAATGATGTCCGACTATTTGATGTTAGTTGATGAGGGACGAAAGATTTTCCTAACACATGGACATATCTATAACAAATCCACAATGCCAAAAGGTCATTTCGATGCGATTGTCTATGGGCATACACATCTTTGGGAACTCACCCAGCAGGAGGGTACGCTTGTTTGCAATCTCGGCTCTATCACTTTCCCCAAAGGTGGGAATGTGGCTACCTTTATGACCTATGAGCATGGTGTCTTCACAGCTTATACGCTTGATGGAAAACCACTAAAGCAGGAAAGAATTTAG